The genomic stretch AGGGGGTTAGCCGGGATGCGGCGATTTCTTATCTCCGTTCGCAAAACCTCCTGCCCATTCAAATCGAGGAGGAACGCGATACACCTCGGGTTACGATGGCACGCGATGGTGAACCTGAAGTACGAACACGAAAGAAGATAGGCAATAAAGAGATTATTGACTTTACTAAACAGTTGACGACTCTACTCCGGGCGGGTGTACCAATTCTTCCTTCTCTCGATACGATTTCTGGACAAACCGATAACCAGAATTTTTATGAAGCGATGCAGCAGGTTCAAAAAGATTTGGCAAGCGGCAGTGATTTCTCGACTGCGCTTGGAAAACACCCACACATCTTTAGTGATTTGTATGTTAACAGCGTACGGGCAGGGGAAGCCGGCGGTGTGCTCGATACGATCATGGCACGACTCTCCGATGTTTTAGCACGTGACGCCGACATTCAAAAGAAAGTAAAATCGGCATTGCGATATCCTTTGATCGTAACGATTGGCATGACGGTAGCATTCATCGTGTTGCTCATTTTTGTAGTTCCGAAATTTTCGAAGATGTTCGTGGATATGAAACTTGAACTGCCGTTGCCAACGAAAGTCATTATCGCCCTCTCACAATTCTTCTTAGGATACTGGTGGTTACTCCTTGCATTGGGAGTTGTGGTTTATTTTGGTTACAAGCAGCTTATTAAAAGTCAGACGATACAGAAGCAAATTGATGGCTATTTACTTCAAATTCCGGTGGTGGGTAACCTTCTTCTAAAATCATCGATGAGCCGGTTTAGCCGGATGTTTGCTACTTTGAACAAAGCAGGTCTACCAATTATCCAATCGTTACAAGTGGTTGCGCGTACTATTCCCAATGCAGTCATCCGGGATGAACTAATGGAGGTATCGAAAGGTATTGAACGTGGCCGTGGAATTGCCATGTCGATGAAAGATTCACCGGTCTTTCCGATGATGGTAGTCAAAATGATTCAAGTGGGGGAGGAGTCAGGAGCGATCGATGAAATGCTCCTACACATCTCAGATTACTTCGATGAAGAAGTCAGCGCTTCGGTGGAAGCGATTACGGACATGATTGAACCAATGTTGACCGTGATGATGGGTGGGATGGTGCTGGTACTCGCTTTAGCGATTTTCCTTCCAATGTGGAATTTAACTGATTTAGCGGGGCAATAATCTGTTCAGTTTTTGTACAATACATGATGAAATCTGAACAGCTTGGGCAAATGATTCTATCGAATAATCGAAATGTGTGTACACTGCACTAATATAAAATATTATTACTAAAAAGGTTACCGCCGGTATTTGTTAACAATTGTTTGGCAAGGTATTTGCAATTCTTCCCGGTAGTTATCAATTGGATACAATCATCTCAACCGATAGGAGAACAAATGCGTAAGTTCACGAATTCCAAGGGTTTCACCCTTATCGAATTAATCATGGTTATTGTGATCATCGGTATTCTCGCTGCTGTAGCAGTACCGAAGTTCGTCAATCTCCAAACCAAAGCTAATCAAGCAGCATGCGATTCCAACGTGGGTGCTATCAACTCCGCGATTGCAATCCAGTATGCGAATCAACTGACTGGGGCAGCGCCTGATCCAGCATGGATGGACGGTATTGATGCAATCGGGGCAGTGCAAGCGACTTGGTTTGCTTCCGGTACGGTTCCGACATGCCCGCTTGCGGTTGCTTATGTCATCACCAATGGCGTTTGCGCAAAGCATGTCCACTAAGCTTTGATTTTCAATCATCGCCTTCGGCGGTAGTGACCGGGGACTCCGTCGGGAGTTCCCGGTTTGTGTTTCTTTACCAGTAGTTTTACGATAGGTTTTCCATGAGATTTCGCACATCAAACGGATTTACACTGATTGAGATCATCATGGTGATTGTGATAATTGGAATATTAGTCGCAACAGCAGTTCCCAAATATGTTCATTTGCAGGCGGAGGCAAACCAGTCGGTGTGTAATGAAGCGGTACACCAAATCGAGTCGGCGATTGCCATCCAGTATGCTAATCAGGCGGCAGGTACTGCCCCCGATCCGAACTGGATGGAGCACTTCGACGATATCTCAGCGGTGCAAGCAACATGGTTCGCTAACAATGCGGTTCCGCATTGCCCTGTGAATGAACCATATGTCGTGAACAATGGTCAAATCGTCCGTCATAACCATTAGTGCTCGTTGGCACACCAGGTGACAAGATGATTGCTATACTTATGATGTAAGTGAACCGAACAACAACAAGAAGCAGCAAAATCTCATGAAGAAGCTCTGGAACAAAGGATTTAGTTTAGTCGAGTTAATCGTAGTGATTACGGTTACCGGAATCCTCGTGGGCGTCGCTGCCATCAAGTATAACTCCAATAGCGAGTATAAAGTTAACCTTGCCGCTCGAAAAATCATTGCTGATATCCGCTACATTCAATCATTCGCGATGAAGAACGGAACGGAAGTCGATTTTTACATTGTGAATTCTCCAGTTCCTCCGAGTGGATGCTTTATCGCGACAGCGGCATACGGCTCGGCTTGGGAGCCGCATGTGAACACTTTACGAAAGTTCCGCGACAATTACCTGTCTGGTACAACGATGGGCGACCGGTTCATCGTTCAGTATCAAACCTACGGGCCCAAAATCGCCACGTTTATTAATAAGAATCCAGTTTGGAAACCGATTGTGCGAGGTGCTCTAACACCTCTCGCGTATGTTTTAGAGATGGTTTTTGGTAAACCGGCTATTGCAGGCGGATGGGGCAGTAGCCCGGGAATTCCCGGAGAGCCCAACACTTATTATGCGAAAATCTCATCCTCGGGGGCATACTTAAAGAATCCGGATACCAATGCTGATTTTATCGTAAAACTTCCTGATGGGGTAGCGATAACCTCGGCGACTACTTCGATTAGTTTCAGTAGCCGTGGTATGCCAACTGGTGGTCCGTTCAATTCGAGTGGCAACAACAAGACGTTGTTAATACTGAACAGCACAATGTCGATCGTAATGTCGCGAGTTACCGGAACATGTTGGATCGAATCGTGAAAACATTACGATCCAATAGCTCTGCGGGTGTTAGTTTGCTGGAAACTGTTTTAGCAATGGTAATCATGGCAATCGCATTTCCCGCGCTATCGAATCTGTTTGCCGGGTTAACTGTTACTTCGCAACGTCCAGCGTACATCACTACCGCGGAGATGCTGTGTGTTTCCGAAGCGGAGGTACTCGTCGCCGATCATCGTTCAAGGGATTCAGTTAATTACGGCTACAACAATCTTCTGAATGCAAGATATCCCGACCTAGCGATACCCGGGTACACCAATTATTCTCGACAGATTCGTATCGTAGAAAGTTCCGGTAACACCGTCAAAACCGCGACAGTGACAATTATTGGACCGTTTAATGTACGGGCGGCGATTGTAGTTCGTTTTTACCGGTATACCCAACCATGAAACGAAACTTCTTATCCAAGCGAGGGTTGAACCGTGGCTTCTCACTGATGGAGATAATTCTCGTCATCAGTATTACCAGTTTGATCGCATTGGTAATCTCAAAAATTCTCGAGCAAACCGGTAATATGTATTTTCGGATGATTCGGAATGCCGATGCCAACGCACAAATGCAGCAAACGTACTATACAATGATAAGCGATATTCGGGAGTCGGTAGGAGCTGGTAGCGTATCGGCATCGGTGATTGATTTAGATAAGAAGTACTACTATGACGTGGTTGGAACTTCTTTGTTTGCTCATGTGATTCAACCTTACAATGGAACAACGTATCAGCTTGTTGCAAATAAAATTAATGTCAGTAATTTTTGGGATCCAATTGAAGATGTTCCTTCAAGTACAACATACAGTTTTGCTATTCCAAGAATCGAGGCCGGGACAGCATGGAACTCCGTTGCTCGCGGTGGGAACTACATTTACACGGTGACCTTGAAAATCAACGTTAATGGGCAAATCGTGCAGTCTCAGTTTAAGTCTTCTCCAATGGTGGAAAACTAACAATGATACGGCATGTGGGTAACACTCGCGGTATCTCTGTTATCACGGTGTTATTTTTTATTGTAATACTATCGGTCTTTGGCACGACGGTTGTTTCGCAAGTAGTTCGCCAAAATTTAGTGGCTGCAAATAGTCTAAAAGGTCAACAAGCATATTATGGAGCTCTCAGTGCTTGTGATCGGGCATCCCGTGATATTGTGACTGGAGTTGTTACTGGAAATACGAATTATGCAGCATACTCAATTGGAAATGTTTCCATTGAACTACTTACAGTTCGATTGACTTACGTTTCACCACCCTATTTTTTGTTGTCGTTTGACTCGGAACAGGTTTGGAGGATTACCGCACAAACGAGAGTTGGTGACACATACAAACAAGTGGTGATGTACCGGGCACGGAATGCTATCGCAGCAAAAGCGGGTTATTGGCCGGCGTATAGAAAGAATCAGGTTCTCTTTGTTACGGAAGAACGGAATTTTCGGTAGGGAGTTTCTCAGTGTTGCTTAGTCTTGGACTGGTGATATTTATCGTAGCTTTATTGCTATTCTTTGCTCCACGGGTGTTAATCCGTGGAAATGATATTGGGAACCACTCGCTACGAACTGGGTGGACACCACCGGTTTCACGTATCGTTTACTTTCTGTTTCACTACCGCAAAACGTTTGCTGCTTTGATGATGGTTTTGGCACTTTACCTTTTGGTTATCCGAGTCGCCGGAGTCGCTCTGTAATAGCGTTAGCAGTGTAAACTCCCAAAATTTACTTAGCCGGCAATGCGAATTGGTACAATCCCCTATTCTCACCTATATTGTGCTGTCTCCTACGATTCGAGTACAAAATGCAGTTCCACCGATTGTTAACGAAGGGTTTTGGGAAACTTTCCGGAGAGTACCGCTTTGCTTCGGAAGGAATGACGCTCATCGTCGAGGACAATGAGCGGGGGAAGTCTACGCTCAGCAATGCACTCTTTTTTGCTTTGTACGGCGAACCGGATAAGAATCGCCATGACCATCCACTATACCGCCAGTTTCGGTTGTACCGACCATGGAACAGTCCTGCCTACCAAACGACATTGGAAGTATCGGTAAACAATCGATCGATTGTTGTTGAGCGCGATTTTGGAGAGCGGCCGTTAGTTCGGGTTACCGATACCGAAACCGGCAAAGATATCACTGCGGAGTTCATGCAATCCGGCCGCGACGAAATCGGCTACCGGATAACCGGTTTAAGTTATCCTGATGCTATCCGTACGATCTTTGTTCCGCAAGCGATGGCGCCACTCGGCGACTCAAATCGAATGACGCTTACCCAAACAATTCAGCGCTTCGCCGACACCGCAGCTGGAGAATCAACCGCCGCAAAAGCAGTCACCGCGATCAACGATGCGTTAGCGAAGTATCCCTTTGCTCGTCTACCCGGTACGGTAAAAGTTACCGACGAGATCATGCGAATCGACCACGAAATCGCATCACTAACCCAATCGATTGACCGGATGGAACAGGAACGTGGCGACCGGGTAGGACTACTTTCAAAGATTGACAGCTTGGATCGTCACACAGTAACACTACAAGCTTACTCCCACGAGATAATTCGCCGGTCAGAGGCGAAAGAGCTAAAAGAGCTTAGTGCGAAACTGGAATCCGATGACTCGATTCGTGAAGAATGGCAACGCACCAAACAACTTTGGGACGAACTCGAACCGTTTGAATCGACTCCACTCGACCTCGAAGGGCCAATTTATGAAGCGCATACCGCTGTAACCCAGCAACAACAAATTGCCGAGACCTATTCTAAGCAAATCGATTCGATGCTGGAGCGGATAAATGCTCTGGGACAGCTGGATGCATCGGTTGATAGCGATGCATTGTCCGATTTATCCATTTTAGACGATTTGCGGCTCATGCAAACACAGTTTCGCGACACTGAATCGGAAATCGACACGTTCTCAGTGCAAGTGGATGCTGAGAAGAAACGATTACGTGATTTGGGACTCGACCCGGTCGAATTTGAACGGGAAGAACAACGCTGGGCATTGATTACAGTTCCGGAAGAAACCGCTGTTATTACGAGTGTCGATCAACTGCGAACGTTGACCCAATCAATTACTACTACCGAAAACGACCGGCAAACAATTGAAAATGATTTAGAACGACTTAAAGAACGCGTGAATGCCCGTAGCAACCAAGTGAAAACACAAGCGACTTTAGGTGGCGTGTTACTCGGGTTAGGAGTATTCGTTAAGGCACTTGTAGCTGGAGTCGTTGGTTGGCTTGGCGGTTTTCTACTAATCGGTGGTGGCGCTGGTATTTTGATTGCCACCTATCTGAATCAACGAAAAACGGCGCGTGAAACCGGTCAGGAAATTGAGCGCAAATCAATTCGCTTACACGAACTAACCAGTCAACACAAAAAACTACACGATGAGTATGAACAACTTACCAGTTTGCTTCAGGCAATAGCACAAAAGGTTGGTTTAGCGAATGCGCGCGATTTGTATGCCGCGCAACAGCGCCGACGGATGTTTGCACCGTCGATGTTCTCATTGCGTAACTTGAATGATAATTTACTGCGTTGGCAAACGAAGCGATCAGAGCTGGCGGGAAAAATCGCTGCTTTTGCCCATAAAATCGGGATGCCGCTGCAAGCAAAGGATATCACGGTTCCGCAAATTCACGATCTTCGGCAACGGTTGGAAACTTGGTTCCGCGGACGGAAAGAGCGCGAAGAGGCGAAAAATAAAAGAGCGTTGCTGGAAGAACAGCTTACAAATTCAAAACGCGACTTAATTGCTGCGGAAAACAATTTCGTAACGTTATTGTTTCGCGGCGGTATTAGCGATCCGGTATCGATTCAACAACGGTTCGATTCCTATCGGAATGCCTGTAAACTTCGCCGTCGCCGGCAGGAAATTCAACAAAGCCTCTTGCCTTCATTAAATGCGAAACGGCTGCCTGAATCGGAACGTGAGCGTTACCAACAGCGTTCGACCGAGTTGCAAGAGCGACTCTACCGTCAAAATGCAGTAGACTTGCCATCGGAGTATGCCTCGTTAGAACCTGTGATCGGGGTTCAAAAAGCTGCTGAGGAACAGGAACTGATTCGTAAACAACAAGAAACGCTGGCAACACAAGTGTTTGAGTATATGCAACGGGTGAGCCGCATCGGAACTACCCGACGGCAGCTAAAACAAATGCTCAGGATTCGCGAGCAAACACTTGCGTTTGAAGCTGCCGCAAAACTTGCCTGTGATGAGTTAAAATCGATGGCACAAGCAATCCATAGTGACTGGGCGAAAGCATTGAATCGAATCGCAACTGAACGGGCGAAATCCTTTACTGGGAGTGTGAAAGGAATTCGTTTTGGGAACGATTTGTCGATCCAAGTGGAGTTAAACGATGGCAGAATGCTCGACGAGCAAGCGATGCACTCGTTATCGATTGGCGCTCGCGATCAGTTGTATCTTGCTGTGCGAGTTGCAATTGCCGATTTCTTGAGTGTGGAACACTTACCGCTCGTTCTGGATGAACCGTTTGCACAAGCTGATGATACCCGCTTTGAATCGGGAATGGAGCTATTGCTTGAGGAAGCAAAAGCACGACAGGTGATATTACTAACATGTCATGCCCTCCGCCACCGCGATTGGATCAAGCGGCACGATAAAGAAGTGATGTTAGCTGGTTTGGCTGCCTAAGCAATTTATTTGCTCCGACATGAATGAGTTGCCAGTCTCGTTGTTTAGGCGCGCTCGCGGAGTGCGCCTTTTTCTTGATTTTGAATG from bacterium encodes the following:
- a CDS encoding pectate lyase yields the protein MKTLRSNSSAGVSLLETVLAMVIMAIAFPALSNLFAGLTVTSQRPAYITTAEMLCVSEAEVLVADHRSRDSVNYGYNNLLNARYPDLAIPGYTNYSRQIRIVESSGNTVKTATVTIIGPFNVRAAIVVRFYRYTQP
- a CDS encoding type II secretion system F family protein encodes the protein GVSRDAAISYLRSQNLLPIQIEEERDTPRVTMARDGEPEVRTRKKIGNKEIIDFTKQLTTLLRAGVPILPSLDTISGQTDNQNFYEAMQQVQKDLASGSDFSTALGKHPHIFSDLYVNSVRAGEAGGVLDTIMARLSDVLARDADIQKKVKSALRYPLIVTIGMTVAFIVLLIFVVPKFSKMFVDMKLELPLPTKVIIALSQFFLGYWWLLLALGVVVYFGYKQLIKSQTIQKQIDGYLLQIPVVGNLLLKSSMSRFSRMFATLNKAGLPIIQSLQVVARTIPNAVIRDELMEVSKGIERGRGIAMSMKDSPVFPMMVVKMIQVGEESGAIDEMLLHISDYFDEEVSASVEAITDMIEPMLTVMMGGMVLVLALAIFLPMWNLTDLAGQ
- a CDS encoding AAA family ATPase, which gives rise to MQFHRLLTKGFGKLSGEYRFASEGMTLIVEDNERGKSTLSNALFFALYGEPDKNRHDHPLYRQFRLYRPWNSPAYQTTLEVSVNNRSIVVERDFGERPLVRVTDTETGKDITAEFMQSGRDEIGYRITGLSYPDAIRTIFVPQAMAPLGDSNRMTLTQTIQRFADTAAGESTAAKAVTAINDALAKYPFARLPGTVKVTDEIMRIDHEIASLTQSIDRMEQERGDRVGLLSKIDSLDRHTVTLQAYSHEIIRRSEAKELKELSAKLESDDSIREEWQRTKQLWDELEPFESTPLDLEGPIYEAHTAVTQQQQIAETYSKQIDSMLERINALGQLDASVDSDALSDLSILDDLRLMQTQFRDTESEIDTFSVQVDAEKKRLRDLGLDPVEFEREEQRWALITVPEETAVITSVDQLRTLTQSITTTENDRQTIENDLERLKERVNARSNQVKTQATLGGVLLGLGVFVKALVAGVVGWLGGFLLIGGGAGILIATYLNQRKTARETGQEIERKSIRLHELTSQHKKLHDEYEQLTSLLQAIAQKVGLANARDLYAAQQRRRMFAPSMFSLRNLNDNLLRWQTKRSELAGKIAAFAHKIGMPLQAKDITVPQIHDLRQRLETWFRGRKEREEAKNKRALLEEQLTNSKRDLIAAENNFVTLLFRGGISDPVSIQQRFDSYRNACKLRRRRQEIQQSLLPSLNAKRLPESERERYQQRSTELQERLYRQNAVDLPSEYASLEPVIGVQKAAEEQELIRKQQETLATQVFEYMQRVSRIGTTRRQLKQMLRIREQTLAFEAAAKLACDELKSMAQAIHSDWAKALNRIATERAKSFTGSVKGIRFGNDLSIQVELNDGRMLDEQAMHSLSIGARDQLYLAVRVAIADFLSVEHLPLVLDEPFAQADDTRFESGMELLLEEAKARQVILLTCHALRHRDWIKRHDKEVMLAGLAA
- a CDS encoding prepilin-type N-terminal cleavage/methylation domain-containing protein — its product is MRFRTSNGFTLIEIIMVIVIIGILVATAVPKYVHLQAEANQSVCNEAVHQIESAIAIQYANQAAGTAPDPNWMEHFDDISAVQATWFANNAVPHCPVNEPYVVNNGQIVRHNH
- a CDS encoding prepilin-type N-terminal cleavage/methylation domain-containing protein — protein: MKRNFLSKRGLNRGFSLMEIILVISITSLIALVISKILEQTGNMYFRMIRNADANAQMQQTYYTMISDIRESVGAGSVSASVIDLDKKYYYDVVGTSLFAHVIQPYNGTTYQLVANKINVSNFWDPIEDVPSSTTYSFAIPRIEAGTAWNSVARGGNYIYTVTLKINVNGQIVQSQFKSSPMVEN
- a CDS encoding prepilin-type N-terminal cleavage/methylation domain-containing protein, with the translated sequence MKKLWNKGFSLVELIVVITVTGILVGVAAIKYNSNSEYKVNLAARKIIADIRYIQSFAMKNGTEVDFYIVNSPVPPSGCFIATAAYGSAWEPHVNTLRKFRDNYLSGTTMGDRFIVQYQTYGPKIATFINKNPVWKPIVRGALTPLAYVLEMVFGKPAIAGGWGSSPGIPGEPNTYYAKISSSGAYLKNPDTNADFIVKLPDGVAITSATTSISFSSRGMPTGGPFNSSGNNKTLLILNSTMSIVMSRVTGTCWIES